CTCCAGGAAGCCTTGGAAGTTTAAAACCTGCCTGCTTTCCGGGACTTTTTCGCAGACTCCATCCCAGCATGGGGTGACCACTCCTCATGGTATGCAGAATGGCGGCCAATGTGGGAAAACTTTTTCATATTTACATACAACTATGGTCGGTGGTCTTCTCACCTTTTGGTTTCGACACGGGGGAATCGAGACCGAATAGAATTCCGAAGAGCGGCATCCTAATTGCTTACAGGTAACGTAGTGGATCAGAATGTTTCATCAATGATGACCGGTACCGAAACCATACAGCTTCCGCCGGAGACCTCTGGCGGGCCCACCGATTCGGTCGCAGCGATGCTGCGCCGTGTCCCTGCCAGGGCATGGGTTCCGGTTGCCATAATTGCGGGCCTGCTGGTCGCGCTCTATCTGCGGGTTGCGATCAAGCTGGTCGTCGACTGGTACAACATCGCCGACTACTCGCACGGGTTCCTTGTTCCCTTCTTCTCGCTGTTTCTGTTGTGGGACAAGCGGAAAGAGATCGCGGCGACGCCGGTCAAGCAATCGTGGGCGGGAGTTCCGCTTGTCGCCTTTGGACTCATCGTTCTGATCTTCGGCATCTACGGCGTCGATCTGTTTACATCGCGGATCTCGTTCGTCATCCTGCTGGCGGGACTGATCTGGACGTTCTTCGGCGGCGCGATGCTCAGGGTGTTGCGGTTTCCTGCGCTCGTTCTGCTGCTGGGCATTCCCTTCCCGGCGATTGTCTTCAACCAGATCACATTCCCGTTGCAGCTTCTGGCCTCGCGGTTTGCCAGCATGATTCTTCCCCTGCTCGGCGTGCCAGTCCTGCAAGAGGGCAATGTGATTCAACTGCCGGTGATGAAGCTGGAGGTGGCTGAGGCGTGCAGCGGCATCCGCTCGCTGATGAGCCTGTTCACGCTGGCGGTCTTCTACGGCTATTTTCTGGAGAAGACAACCAGCCGCCGCGTGATTCTTGCGCTGGCCAGCATCCCGATTGCGGTGGCCGCCAACGTTGCCCGCATCGTGGGCACGGGGCTTTGCGTACAGTACTGGGACCCCAACAAGGCACTGGGCTTCTTCCATGAATTTTCTGGCTGGGTGATGTTCCTCGTCTCATTGTCATGCCTCTATCTGGTGCATCGCGCGATGCAGCTTGTTGTTCCGGCCAAGACGCCTGCGAAGAAGGAGGCTGCATGAGGTCGACGCGCTTCTGGACAACGGTGGTTCTGATGGTGCTGACGCTTGGGCTGCTGGTGCATCGCGGCGACGCGGACAATGTGCCGCCGAGCGACCCGCTGAGCATGATGCCAACAAACATCGAGGGCATGACCTCGCACGACATTCCTATGGACGACGATGTCCTGGCGGTGCTGGGCAAGGGCGATTTTCTCAACCGGCTGTATACGTATCCGAACCCGCAGCTTGTGGCCTCGCAGCCTGGCGCGGGCCCGGGAGCGGCGTATCCCATTGGGGTTTTTATCGGCTACTTCGCCACGCAGCGCAGCGGACAGTCCATCCATTCGCCGCAGCACTGCCTGCCCGGAGCAGGCTGGACGTTTGAGTCTCGGGACTACACCGCCATCGAGGACATCAACGGCAAGCGCTTCAACGTTGGGGAATACATTATCAACAACGGAGAGTCGCGGCAGTTTGTCATCTACTGGTACCAGGCGCATGGGCGGAGCATCGCGAATGAATACCGCGCCAAGGCCTACATGCTGGCGGATGCGATCCGCGAGAACCGCACCGACGGCGCGCTGGTCCGCGTCATCACCCCGATTGCAAGCGGAGAGTCGGTCGACTCCGCCCGCCAGCGGACAGTTCGCTTTACAACCCACATGACACCTTATCTGTCGCAGTTCATTCCGAACTGAGCGGACGCGCCAATTGGAAAGGATTTTTTTGATGGAAGTCAGTTTGAGGAGCCGCACGATGAAGATGTTCCCCCTTCGCACAGCGTTTCGAGTTACCGCCACGACGCTTGCTGTCTCGCTTGCACTTGTCTCTGTCTCCGGCTGCTCTCGCGACCCCAATAAGCAGAAGCAGAAGTACCTGGAGAGCGGCAAGCGTTATGTTGCCGAAGACAAGCTGAAGGAGGCTGCGATCCAGTTCTCGAACGCGCTGAAGGTCGACCGCAACTTCGCGGATGCGCACTATGAGCTGGCGAAGGTGTACCTGAAGCAGGGCTCGGCCATGCCCGGTTACGCCGAGCTGATGCGGACGGTCGACCTTGCTCCGAGCAATGTCAAGGCGCGGCTCGACCTGGGCAACCTTCTGCTTGCGGGCAACGCACTGGACCGCTCGACGGCGCAGGCTGAGGCCATTCTCGCGCTGGACAATAACAATGCCGATGCGTACGCGCTTCTCTCGGCCATTGCAGCGCGCAAGGGCGACCGCGCCGAGGCGCTGACGCAGATTCAGAAGGCGCTCTCGATCGACCCGAACCGCTCGAACTTCCATACGTCGCTCGCCGTGTTGCAGGCCGGCGACCCGGCAACGGCGCCGCAGGCCGAGGGCGAGGTGAAGAAGGCCATTGCGCTCGACGGCAAGAACGTCAACTCGCGCATTGTGATGGCGTCGATTCTACAGAGCAAGGGCGACGTGAACGGAGCGCTGGAGCAGATGCAGGCGGCAGTCGCCGCCGATCCGAAGAACCTGCTGGCGCGTTCGGGCCTGGCCGACCTGTACCTGCGCCAGAACAACGCAGCCAAAGCCGAAGAGGTGCTGCGCAAGACGGCCGACGATATGCCTGAGGACACGGCGGGAGCGGAGATGCTGTCGGCGTACTACCTGCGCACGAACCAGCTTGATCGCGGCGTCGCCGCCTATGCCGAGCTTGCAGCGGCGCACCCGAAGAGCACGCCGATCAAGGTTGGCTACTCGCGGCTGCTGCTGGCCAAGAAGGACCTGCCGAAGGCGCGCGAGGTGGTGAAGCAGTTAGTCGATACGGATGCGATGCTGCCCGACGTTGCGGTGCTCAACGGCAGCCTGATGATGAACGACGGCAAGACGAACGATGCCTTCGAGATGTTTCAGAAGGCGGCGAAGGCGAATCCTGACAACGCGCAACTGAAGATATGGCTGGGCCGCGCGGCCCGCGCCAAGGGAGACATTCCGGCAGCGCAGCAGGCGTTCCGCGACGCGACCCGGCTGAACCCGCGCAGCCCCGAGGCGCAGGAGGGTCTGGCGCAGATCTCGATCGACCGCCGCGACAGCACGACGCTGGCGCAGGTGGGAGAGGCGACGATCGCCGCAGACCCGAAGTCGGCCAATGGCTATATCTGGCGCGGCATGGCCGAGGCGAGCCAGAAGTCGTATGACAAGGCAGAGGCGGACTTCAAGCAGGCGATCAAGATCGCTCCCGAGAACGGGAACGGCTATCTGGAACTGGCGCAGTTGCGCCTGATCCAGAAGAACAATACAGAGGCGCGCTCGCTGCTGGAGCAGACGCTGGCGCGCAATCCGAACTCCGCGCCGGCGCTTGGCCTGCTGGCCTCTACGTATCTGGCGGACAAGCAGCCCGCCAAGGCGATCGGCCGCGTGCAGGAGCAGATCGCGAAGTCGCCGCAGAACGCGGCGATGTACACGCTGCTCTCCGACATCCAGGGCCGCAACGGCGACAACGCCGGGGCGCTGGCCTCCGCGGAGAAGGCGATGGAGATTAATTCCAGCGACTCGAATGCGGTCGTCGCCTACACCCATGCTCTGGTGGCGAGCGGCGACACGAGCAAGGCGATGGCGAAGTGGCAGCAGTGGACCGGCTCGCACCCGAACGATTCTGGCGCGTTTACGATCCTTGGCAGCCTTCAGGAGGCGCAGGGAGACCAGAGCGCTGCGATGGCCTCATACAAGAAGGCGCTACAGATTCAGCCGGAGCAGGCCGTGGCCGCAAACAATCTCGCTTACCTGATGATTGAGACCGGCCAGAACATGGATGTGGCGCTTTCGCTGGCGCAGACGGCGCGGCGTAATCTGCCGAACTCGTCGAGCACGGCGGACACGCTGGCCTGGGCTTACTACCACAAGGGCAACTACTCGTCGGCCCGCGACCTGCTTGAGGATGCGCTCAAGGTCGAACCGAACAATGCTTCGATTCACTACCACCTTGGCCTGACGTACTCCAAGCTGTCGGACAACGCCAATGCCGCTCTTCACCTGAAGAAGGCGGCGGCACTGGCTCCCAACACGCAGACGGCGAAGGACGCCGAAAAGGCGCTGGGCCAGCTTGGGTAGGGCAATTTTCCGTCAGGCGTGGTTCTTTCGACGTGGATTTATATCGCGCTTTCAGCGCTCAGAGCCTTGATTGTCATCGCTTACCTGGGCCTGCGGCCCAGGCTGGTATATGTTGGGCCTTTGGCCCTTGGACGACACATGAGTGAAAAATGCTCTAAAACAATCCGCTCTCTGCCGGACTGTGAGATCGCAGCCCGGCCGAACCAGTTTTCAGGGACCTTGTGAACAGTAAAACCATCGCCCGCAACACGGCCTGGTATGGCCTTGAGAACCTGATCGGCTTTGGCACATCGCTGATCACGTCGATCGCTATCGCCCGCACGCTGGGGCCGGCGAAGATGGGGTACATCATCTACGTCAGCTGGCTGGCGAGCATCGTCAGCAGACTGGGCTCGGTCGGCATCCCGGAGACGACGCGCAAGTATATGGCGGAGTTTATCGGCGGCGGCAACTACTCTTCCGCCCGCTTTATCTACTTCCGCACCTTCTTCATTCAGACGGCGCTCGCCGCTGTGGCCACGCTGGGCGCAACCATATGGGTGCTGCACGATTCTCCGGCGGAGTACCGCGTGGCTTCGCTGCTGCTGGTCTTCGGCATCCTGCCGGCGATGTCGAACTTCGTCTCGGCGCAGGCCAACGTCGCGGCGGAGAACCTCTCAGCAAATCTGCCCGCGTCGCTGGCATCGACGGCAACCTACTTCATCCTGACTCTTGCAGCGGTCGTGCTGAACTGGGGAGTGAACGGCATCGCCTTTGCGATGTTTGCGATGCGCCTGGTGGATTTTCTGGTGCGCATCTTCCCCACGATGCGCCGCATCCACGGCTGGGACAGCGGACACGACCATCCTCCGGCCGATCTGCGCGCGCGCATGACGAGCTTCGCTATACAGAGCGTGATGGGGATGTTGCTCGCGCTTGTGGTCTGGGACCGCTCGGAGTTGTTCCTGCTGAAACACCTCTCGACCGATATCCGGCAGGTGTCCTTCTACTCGGTCGCGTTCGGCCTGGCAGAGCGGCTGCTGCTCTTCCCGACGATCTTTGCGGCGGCGACCGGGGCCAGCATTCTTGCGCAGTACGGGCGCGACAGCTCGAGGCTGCCGGGGATGGTTGCTTCTTCGGCGCGTTACCTCGCCCTCATCTCCATTCCGGTGCACGTCATCGCCGTGCCGCTGGCGGCGCCGGTACTGCTGGTGCTCTACGGCAAGCAGTATGTCGGCGCGCTGGTGGTAGCGACGGTGGCGCCGCTGCTCTGCCTGCCGAAGGCTTTCCTGGGCCCGATACAAAGTCTTTTTGAGAGCGTCGACCAGCAGAAGTACTTCATCGTCGCCACCATTATCGCTTCGTTCGTCGATATTGGCGTTGCGTGGCTGCTCATCCCGGCACACGGAGCACTGGGCGCCTGCATCGGCAGCGGAGCAGCGCAGATCACGGCCGTGGGACTGATGTGGGCCGCGGGAATCAGGAAGTACAAGATTCGGCTCCCGTGGGCCTTCCTGTTCAAGCTCACAGCAATCAGCACTGCCGCCTCGCTTGCGGCTTATGGCCTTGCCGCACACCTGAATGCGCTTGAGGGTCTGATTGCAGGCAGCATCGCGTCGATCATTGTGTTCTTTACGCTCGCCTACATCTTCAAGATGCTGGAGCCGGAGGATTGCAGCCGGTTCAAGGTGATATCGAACGCGCTTCCCCGCCGCCTGGCTTCGCCGATCAACTCGATGATCGACCTGTTTGCCCGGCGCATGGAGCCGAGTTCCACAACTGTCTAGTGTGGTGCGTCTGAAGTTCTCAACATAACTTGAGGTCTGAACCGCAGGTCCTTCGACTCCGCAAGCCGCAAAACGCGCGGCAAAAAAATAGTGCGGAGAAGACCTCCGCACTACGATTGGGATCCAGTAAAGGACCAAGTTCCTACTGAAGGGCTCCCGGCACCTCCAGCAGGCACATCGAAAAAATCGGTTCGTTCTGGTGCAGTCGCCATACCAAACAGAAAGCTATGTTTTTCAATAAGATGGATGAGCCAGCGAATCTCCTACATGCAAACTATTGCCTATTTCGGAGATAATCTGCGACTCATTCCGGTTCAAGCAGGTCTCCTTTTGCTGCCCCAGAACCTTTCCTGGGGCGGTAGAGAGGCATCTGCCGAAGGATGACGCCCGTCTGAGAGGACAGAGATAGAAAGGTGATATGTTCAGTTGCCAGGTATGACCAAAGGATTGGGCCAACTCCCCTCGATACAGCGCGGCATTTATCTTCTGCCCCTGTTTTTAGTACTGATTGCGACATCGGTGGCGAATGCCGCCGTTCCCCTGTCGGGAACGCCGCTCGACGAGGGCTACCGCGACATGTACAACCTGCGCTTCAACGATGCTCATGCGAAGTTCCAGCAGTGGATGACGGAGCACCCCGAAGACCCGATGGGGCCAGTCTCCGATGCCGCGGCCTTCTTATTCAGTGAGTTCGAGCGGCTGCACATCATTGACGTGCAGTTATTCGCGAACCAGTCGCGCTTTGACAGCCGGAGCCGCCTCAATCCCGATCCCAATATACGGAAGTCGTTCGACGACCGGCTGAACCAGGCCTCGAACCTGGCGGACACCGCGCTTAAGCGGAACGCGAAGGACGCGCGCGCTCTCTATGTAAAGACCCTGGTGAGCGGCATGCGCTCCGACTATGCGCTGATGATCGACAAAAAGGACCTGACGGCGCTCAATTACAGCAAGGAGGCGAGCGCCTTCTCCAAGCAGGCGCTTGCAATCAGCCCGCACATGTATGACGCCTACCTCGCCTCGGGAGTTGAGAATTACATGCTCAGCCTCAAGTTTGCGCCGCTGCGCTGGCTGCTGAGCATGACCGGCGCGCAGACCAGCCGCGAGGAGGGCATCCGCCTGCTGAAGCTGACAGCGGGCCAGGGCCACTATCTTGCGCCCTTTGCGCGCATGATGCTCGCCGTTGCCGCCCTGCGCGAGAACAAACCCCAGGAGGCGCGCGCCATTTTGATCGACCTGAAGAAGGAGTTTCCGCTCAACTCGATGTACGACCGCCAACTCGCCCTTATCCACTAATAACGTTTCTTGCCAGCCTGTGAACTTTTCGGAACGCTTTTTCGTCCGAAGCATGTAGGCTGGTGGCGTCTCTCCACTTGCGTTCATCTCAACTTTAGCGTTACCTCAACAAACGATAAGGGTCTCTCATAAGCATGCGCATCGCTTCAGTCGGAACTGCCTACCCGTCCCACCGCTATCCACAGTCCGTTATCGCCGAAGCGCTTCGCGGCCGCTGGGAGCACAAGATGGAAGAGCCTCGCCTGTTGACACGGCTCTTTGCGAACTGTGGGGTCGACTTTCGTCATACCGTCTTTCCACTGGAGAGCTACCCCTCACTCGACACCTTTGAGAAGACCAACAATGCCTGGATCAAGGCCGCAGTCGACCTGGGCCAGCAGGCGATCTGCCGCGCGCTCGACCACGCGGGGATCTCGCCCGAGGACATCGGCGCTATCTTCTTCGCCTCGGTCACGGGAATCTCCAGCCCTACCGTGGACGCCCGGCTGATCAACCGGCTTCCCTTCTCCGTCAACGTGAAGCGGACGCCGATCTTCGGGCTGGGTTGCGTGGCTGGGGCGGCGGGAATCTCCCGCGCCTCGGACTACGTGCGCGCCTTCCCGGACCAGTATGCGCTGTTGCTCTCGGTCGAGCTGTGCTCGCTAACGTGGCAGGACGACGACCAGTCCATCGCCAACCTCATCTCGTGCGGCCTGTTTGGCGACGGGGCGGCCGCTGTCGTCATCGCAGGGGCCGATACACCTGTAGCCAAGCGCGGCAGCGGTCCCCGCGTGCTCGCTACGCGCTCCACCTTCTATCGCAACACGGAGCGCGTGATGGGTTGGGACATCGTCAACACCGGCTTCCGGATCGTGCTCTCGCCCGACGTCCCGAAGGTGGTTGAAGAGAACCTGCTCGGCAACGTCGAGGGCTTTCTCGCGGACAATAGCCTGACGCGCGACGACATCTCCACCTACATCTTCCACTCCGGCGGCCCCAAGGTGCTGGAGGCGATGCAGAAGTCGCTTGGGTTGCCTGCGGATGCGCTCGCTCCCTCGTGGAAGAGCCTGCGCGAGGTCGGCAACCTCTCGGCCGCCTCTGTCCTTACAGTGCTGGAGGACTATCTCAAGGTGCATCCGGGCAAGCCGGGGACGTACTCGATCCTGGCGGCGATGGGGCCGGCATTTTGCTCGGAGCTAGTGCTCCTTCAGTGGTAGCTGCGTCAAAAGCTAAGATCGCCTTAAGGTTCGATCAAGGTAACGCTTCTAAGCCGAGGTTGAGCAAGTGGCTTCGAGAACGATCAACCTCCCGGGCAATAGCCAATCGAGCGGCCCCGATCTGCTTGTAGCAGGTGCGGGGCCGGCAGGTCTGGCCTGCGCCATCGCGGCAGCCTCTCAAGGGCTTCGCGTCGAGGTGGTCGACGGCCGCACACCCCCTATCGACAAGGCATGCGGCGAGGGCCTCATGCCCGACACCCTCGCGGCCCTGACTCAACTTGGCATCGATAGCCGTCAGTTGCAGCAGATGGGGTTTCCCCTGCGCGGAATCAGCTTTATCAAGTACGGCACAGCGATCGAGGGCTACTTTCCGGAAGGCCTCGGCCTCGGTATTCGCCGCACCGCCCTTCATCAGCTACTGCTTGAACGCGCTCTGGCTCTAGGAGTCACTTTTCATTGGAGCACGACGGTTACCGCCATCGCAGGAGATGCGGTCCGCACGAGCCGGGGAACGATGCAGGCCCGCTGGATTGCAGGCGCCGACGGCCCACAGTCCCGCGTTCGATCGATGGCTGGGTTGAATCGCGGCTCCAGCAGCCGCCGTCGCCTCGCCCTGCGGCAACACTTCGCCATCGCTCCCTGGACCGATCTTGTCGAAGTTCACTGGGCCAAACGCGCACAGGCCTATGTCACGCCGGTCTCCGAAGCCAGCGTCTGCTGTGTCTTCATCGGCTCGCAGCGCTTCGGCAGCAGTGAGCAGGCGCTTGCGCTCTTCTCCGCGCTCAAAGATCGCCTCGGTCCCGCCTCAGCCAGCGGGACGCCAATGGGCGCCGTCACCTTGAGCCGGAAGCTGCGCCGCGTCACATCGGGAAACATCGCGCTTGCAGGAGACGCCTCAGGCTCCGTCGACGCCATCACCGGCGAAGGGCTCGCGCTCTGCTTCCGTCAGGCCCTGGCTCTCGCCGATGCGCTCAAGGCCGGCGACCTCGCTCTCTACGAAAATGCACATGCACACCTGCTACGTCTGCCACGATTCATGTCTCGCGCCATGCTCCTGATGGATCGCCATCCCCTGGCGCTTGCGCGAACCTTCAAGAGCTTCGAGCGCCGCCCCAATCTCTTCCCCCATCTTCTTAAAATCCATACAGGCTACGAACCGTTCCGGCTGCTCGGCTCCGGCGGCCTCGTCGCCTCGCTCCTCTGCATGCTCACACCCTGACAATAGGAGAATTGCTCAAGCTGCCTTTACACTGACGAAGGCATCCTGTAACTTTGGGCATCCTGCATAGAAAGGGGGAACGACCATGGACGACATTGCAAAGCGCTCGATCGAAATCATCGCCAAGGCCAAGAACATCCCCACCGATACCATCCACCTCGACACCACCTTTGAAGAGCTGAACATCGACTCGCTCGACAAGATCAACATCTCGTTTGAGGTCGAAGAAGCGTTCAATATCGAAATTCCCGACGAAGCGCTGGGTTCGCTGAAGACTGTCGGCGACGTGGTCAACGGCGTGAAGCAGCTGATCGAAGCCAAGGCCGCGGGCACGCTGCCGGCCGCAACGTCGTAACTGACAGGAGCCCGTCCCGGAACGTGAATCGCGTCGTCATCACAGGCCTCGGCTGCGTTACTCCTATCGGCTCGACTGTGCCGGAGTTCCGCGATTCGCTCTTCGCCGGCAGGACGGGAATCTCTCCCATCAGAGACGTTCCCGATACTCCTGACGGAGATCCCGGCGTCCGCTACAAGCAGGCAGCGCAGATCTTCGACTTCGACCCCGCCGAGCACCTCGACTCGGGCATTATCTCCGCCACCAATCGCAACACGCACTTTGGCATCGTCGCCGCGCGGCAGGCCGCGGCGCAGGCGGAGCTTCTGAAGCACCATGCCCCCGGCGACATCGCCATCATCATGGGCTGCGCCTGCGGGGGCCGCTCGTCTGAAGAGCACGAGGTCAAGGGACTTTATACGCGCAATGCGCGCGCGCATCCGCTGACCATCGTGCGCACGATGTCGTCTGCGGGTGCGAGCAACATCTCGATCGACCTGCGCATTACCGGGCCGACGCTCGATATCTCGACTGCGTGCGCGTCGTCGACGCACGCCATCGGACTCGCCTTTCACATGGTGCGCTCGGGCATGTCGACGGCTGCGATCTGCGGCGGTCATGAAGCTCCGCTGAGCTGGGGTTTCTATCGCGCGTGGGACTCGATGCGCGTCGTCTCGCCCACGCAGTGCCGCCCTTATGCAGCCGACCGCGACGGCATGACGCTGGGCGAGGGTGCAGCCATGCTGGTGATTGAGACGCTTGAGTCCGCGCAGGCGCGCAACGCCACGATCTTCGGCGAGATCGTCGGCTTCGGCATGTCCGCCGACGCCAACCACATCACACAGCCGCAGGCAGAGGGCGCGGCCGCCGCCATGCGCAAGGCGCTCGCGGACGCGAACGTGTCGCCGGAAGATGTTGGCTACATCAACGCCCATGGCACCGGGACGCAGGCCAACGATGCCACGGAAGCCGCAGCCATCCACCAGGTCTTCGGTATGCGCGCATCGCAGATTCCGCTCAGCTCCACCAAGTCGCTGCACGGCCACGCGATCGGGGCCAGCGGCGCGCTGGAGGCGCTCGCCACGGTGCTGGGACTGCAAGAAAGACGGCTGCCGCATACTGCGGGCGTCACCAATCCGGACACGTCGCTCAACATCGACATCATCGTCAATGGGCCGCGTGCTACAGGGCCCACGGTTGCGCTGTCGAACTCGCTCGCCTTCGGCGGATTGAATGCCGTGATCGCGCTGCGTACCTGGCAATAATTAAGTGGGGTTCGAGCTTCGCTCGAATGACCCAATCATGCCGCGATAAGGCTGCGTCATGAATGGAGCACCCGGCAAGTAATTCACGCCAAATCCGTCGTCAGCAGCTTCTCCAGGCGCGCATAGCTCGCCTCGACTCCCGTATCCATCGGTGAGCGCAGAACGGCCTCGCGCGCTTCTTTGGTGTCGTAGGTCACCGTCGTCTCAAGCGTGGTGATACCGCCCTTTTCGCTGAGCGCCGTTGTTACGACTGCGCCGCCTGGATACCACGACATGTCGAACTTCTCCGTTGCCACAATGCGCTCGTTGGGGACGATCTCCTTGTAGACGCCGCCCATGCCCAACTCTTCGCCAGTCTCGTCTTTCTTCCACTCATAGCGATAGGAGCCGCCAGTTTGCAGGTCGATGTCGCAGACCGTCATCGTCCAACCTTCAGGGCCGGCGAGCCAGCGCTTGACCAGATCGGGCGTGGTGAACGCCTTGTAAACCAGCGTGCGTGGAGCGTGGAACTCTCGCGTCATCACGACGCCGCGATCTCCAGCGGCTGCTACCTTCAATTTTCCTGTGACTCTCGTCTCCATCTGTATCTCCTTTTGCATGAAATATCCCCGGTGCTCAATACTTCTTGTGATTTCTTCTCTTCTGCCGTGTCTTCACGGTCTTTGGCCTGCTGTCTTCCGCCTTCAACTCTTCCAGCAAAAGGTCGAGCCGCGCAAAGTTCTGCTCCCACGCTTTGCGATAACGTTCGAGCCACTGATTCGCCTGGGCCAGCGGCTGGGCCTCGAGCCTGCATGGACGGCGCTGCGCATCGCGGCCGCGCGAGACCAGGCCCGCGCGCTCCAGCACCTTCAGGTGCTTCGAGACAGCGGGCTGGCTCATGGCAAACGGCTCGAC
This portion of the Acidobacteriota bacterium genome encodes:
- the xrt gene encoding exosortase produces the protein MTGTETIQLPPETSGGPTDSVAAMLRRVPARAWVPVAIIAGLLVALYLRVAIKLVVDWYNIADYSHGFLVPFFSLFLLWDKRKEIAATPVKQSWAGVPLVAFGLIVLIFGIYGVDLFTSRISFVILLAGLIWTFFGGAMLRVLRFPALVLLLGIPFPAIVFNQITFPLQLLASRFASMILPLLGVPVLQEGNVIQLPVMKLEVAEACSGIRSLMSLFTLAVFYGYFLEKTTSRRVILALASIPIAVAANVARIVGTGLCVQYWDPNKALGFFHEFSGWVMFLVSLSCLYLVHRAMQLVVPAKTPAKKEAA
- a CDS encoding EpsI family protein is translated as MRSTRFWTTVVLMVLTLGLLVHRGDADNVPPSDPLSMMPTNIEGMTSHDIPMDDDVLAVLGKGDFLNRLYTYPNPQLVASQPGAGPGAAYPIGVFIGYFATQRSGQSIHSPQHCLPGAGWTFESRDYTAIEDINGKRFNVGEYIINNGESRQFVIYWYQAHGRSIANEYRAKAYMLADAIRENRTDGALVRVITPIASGESVDSARQRTVRFTTHMTPYLSQFIPN
- a CDS encoding tetratricopeptide repeat protein; its protein translation is MKMFPLRTAFRVTATTLAVSLALVSVSGCSRDPNKQKQKYLESGKRYVAEDKLKEAAIQFSNALKVDRNFADAHYELAKVYLKQGSAMPGYAELMRTVDLAPSNVKARLDLGNLLLAGNALDRSTAQAEAILALDNNNADAYALLSAIAARKGDRAEALTQIQKALSIDPNRSNFHTSLAVLQAGDPATAPQAEGEVKKAIALDGKNVNSRIVMASILQSKGDVNGALEQMQAAVAADPKNLLARSGLADLYLRQNNAAKAEEVLRKTADDMPEDTAGAEMLSAYYLRTNQLDRGVAAYAELAAAHPKSTPIKVGYSRLLLAKKDLPKAREVVKQLVDTDAMLPDVAVLNGSLMMNDGKTNDAFEMFQKAAKANPDNAQLKIWLGRAARAKGDIPAAQQAFRDATRLNPRSPEAQEGLAQISIDRRDSTTLAQVGEATIAADPKSANGYIWRGMAEASQKSYDKAEADFKQAIKIAPENGNGYLELAQLRLIQKNNTEARSLLEQTLARNPNSAPALGLLASTYLADKQPAKAIGRVQEQIAKSPQNAAMYTLLSDIQGRNGDNAGALASAEKAMEINSSDSNAVVAYTHALVASGDTSKAMAKWQQWTGSHPNDSGAFTILGSLQEAQGDQSAAMASYKKALQIQPEQAVAANNLAYLMIETGQNMDVALSLAQTARRNLPNSSSTADTLAWAYYHKGNYSSARDLLEDALKVEPNNASIHYHLGLTYSKLSDNANAALHLKKAAALAPNTQTAKDAEKALGQLG
- a CDS encoding polysaccharide biosynthesis C-terminal domain-containing protein; this encodes MNSKTIARNTAWYGLENLIGFGTSLITSIAIARTLGPAKMGYIIYVSWLASIVSRLGSVGIPETTRKYMAEFIGGGNYSSARFIYFRTFFIQTALAAVATLGATIWVLHDSPAEYRVASLLLVFGILPAMSNFVSAQANVAAENLSANLPASLASTATYFILTLAAVVLNWGVNGIAFAMFAMRLVDFLVRIFPTMRRIHGWDSGHDHPPADLRARMTSFAIQSVMGMLLALVVWDRSELFLLKHLSTDIRQVSFYSVAFGLAERLLLFPTIFAAATGASILAQYGRDSSRLPGMVASSARYLALISIPVHVIAVPLAAPVLLVLYGKQYVGALVVATVAPLLCLPKAFLGPIQSLFESVDQQKYFIVATIIASFVDIGVAWLLIPAHGALGACIGSGAAQITAVGLMWAAGIRKYKIRLPWAFLFKLTAISTAASLAAYGLAAHLNALEGLIAGSIASIIVFFTLAYIFKMLEPEDCSRFKVISNALPRRLASPINSMIDLFARRMEPSSTTV
- a CDS encoding type III polyketide synthase, which produces MRIASVGTAYPSHRYPQSVIAEALRGRWEHKMEEPRLLTRLFANCGVDFRHTVFPLESYPSLDTFEKTNNAWIKAAVDLGQQAICRALDHAGISPEDIGAIFFASVTGISSPTVDARLINRLPFSVNVKRTPIFGLGCVAGAAGISRASDYVRAFPDQYALLLSVELCSLTWQDDDQSIANLISCGLFGDGAAAVVIAGADTPVAKRGSGPRVLATRSTFYRNTERVMGWDIVNTGFRIVLSPDVPKVVEENLLGNVEGFLADNSLTRDDISTYIFHSGGPKVLEAMQKSLGLPADALAPSWKSLREVGNLSAASVLTVLEDYLKVHPGKPGTYSILAAMGPAFCSELVLLQW
- a CDS encoding FAD-dependent monooxygenase is translated as MASRTINLPGNSQSSGPDLLVAGAGPAGLACAIAAASQGLRVEVVDGRTPPIDKACGEGLMPDTLAALTQLGIDSRQLQQMGFPLRGISFIKYGTAIEGYFPEGLGLGIRRTALHQLLLERALALGVTFHWSTTVTAIAGDAVRTSRGTMQARWIAGADGPQSRVRSMAGLNRGSSSRRRLALRQHFAIAPWTDLVEVHWAKRAQAYVTPVSEASVCCVFIGSQRFGSSEQALALFSALKDRLGPASASGTPMGAVTLSRKLRRVTSGNIALAGDASGSVDAITGEGLALCFRQALALADALKAGDLALYENAHAHLLRLPRFMSRAMLLMDRHPLALARTFKSFERRPNLFPHLLKIHTGYEPFRLLGSGGLVASLLCMLTP
- a CDS encoding acyl carrier protein, with amino-acid sequence MDDIAKRSIEIIAKAKNIPTDTIHLDTTFEELNIDSLDKINISFEVEEAFNIEIPDEALGSLKTVGDVVNGVKQLIEAKAAGTLPAATS
- a CDS encoding beta-ketoacyl-[acyl-carrier-protein] synthase family protein, yielding MNRVVITGLGCVTPIGSTVPEFRDSLFAGRTGISPIRDVPDTPDGDPGVRYKQAAQIFDFDPAEHLDSGIISATNRNTHFGIVAARQAAAQAELLKHHAPGDIAIIMGCACGGRSSEEHEVKGLYTRNARAHPLTIVRTMSSAGASNISIDLRITGPTLDISTACASSTHAIGLAFHMVRSGMSTAAICGGHEAPLSWGFYRAWDSMRVVSPTQCRPYAADRDGMTLGEGAAMLVIETLESAQARNATIFGEIVGFGMSADANHITQPQAEGAAAAMRKALADANVSPEDVGYINAHGTGTQANDATEAAAIHQVFGMRASQIPLSSTKSLHGHAIGASGALEALATVLGLQERRLPHTAGVTNPDTSLNIDIIVNGPRATGPTVALSNSLAFGGLNAVIALRTWQ
- a CDS encoding SRPBCC family protein, which gives rise to METRVTGKLKVAAAGDRGVVMTREFHAPRTLVYKAFTTPDLVKRWLAGPEGWTMTVCDIDLQTGGSYRYEWKKDETGEELGMGGVYKEIVPNERIVATEKFDMSWYPGGAVVTTALSEKGGITTLETTVTYDTKEAREAVLRSPMDTGVEASYARLEKLLTTDLA